The following proteins are co-located in the Carassius gibelio isolate Cgi1373 ecotype wild population from Czech Republic chromosome A9, carGib1.2-hapl.c, whole genome shotgun sequence genome:
- the LOC128019730 gene encoding uncharacterized protein LOC128019730 isoform X1 codes for MAAISVAMPDVKAPQCEYSPAGSPESCSMDLSMDLSVLSSPLSAFSHHGVAPFPAQGVAPGHCNNNNGLLSNLGVYCSTSSMHPFNQTDGQSAYDMMRFPQSCGNTGGTRLYRSLENLHWAAVSDPKAYPYRSVDSEFILHCTSSSHWYDGPPPGPQVYGLMPSHDSMAIYGRRGVVRKDIPLFPQWLLPAVEDWGMNGNARKGLRDKLRFQSTRVTEPHKPLRPQPALGNAPSPLYPCDQEVAVRTGLTSLQRNGQQGLIARRITSPEEIKQEALRRLRLRRQQSTPNLALNSRQEPNTISKSHTAELICTNSAQSTPERKRPPMGRLHIPTFEEFKRMRQREGIKNHISSEMESNNKHREERIQTEEMQSAEKTDIDVEIAQDANHSGAELSEPSSTAEVPGGPICTSPVARSLLHPQAVTGRDKETKGPTGPGATDVAVVPFPPHWDSGDGPSSCCPAILLDGTDLSSYGAKIYKMRDGFLGSALDLIKKSCSAEIAAETPVRLSREHNDVTNITAPQPSHQSAHVAMTTSACGEEACTEPVGQRGKVATECQVSGAGCRRSSSDAAYELAESVRAQRECRLRPHFSDPMPADATKRKQLEMKIAAATRLHIHRRDRDSVPGTARGRSEPRGEERSRGLGVSRSAQHRWSTVSSLSADSGVVGLSDEREDEEEPHHARHSAGAEVERVDSGIGPGLTRGWRRPLPSLRNWDIQQPCPDCGHKEGGREQGMCERCSKLRTERKEAILEFLNTESSYGEDLRIIKEEFYCPMQSAGLLTAEQLAVVFSNVQELIDVNDRFTEHLQDSIDQAFDQGDEDLQTVCIGEIFLEFVNMLPAFQTYCLQQSTSVNMLNTLEKEKELLRIFLDVSQNDNTALRRMNLRSFLMAPLQRVTKYPLLLSRISKATNECHPDYSRLKEAKSRVESHLEHINMKTKQEGTATWSLRSFRRDSRKNREVINIEMRELSVKTVGWTRESTHFIMEGPLQLAQPADGQWLKKGSKSLKFQNVQSLLMVRTLCNADTVTEGSLETSEMVQDGVLVLIKDKSSGKFTVLREPIHLANCVVSADPDCEDTFEVLDIRREAFVFRASDKPRTQQWFRQIKRYACDLGPWRKRRNALPNIMINTTQSRS; via the exons ATGGCAGCTATTTCTGTGGCCATGCCGGATGTGAAAGCCCCACAATGTGAATATTCCCCAGCAGGATCTCCTGAAAGCTGCAGCATGGACTTGTCCATGGACCTGTCCGTCCTCAGCTCCCCGCTGTCTGCTTTCTCTCACCACGGTGTGGCCCCCTTCCCTGCCCAGGGTGTAGCACCGGGCCACTGCAACAACAACAATGGCCTGCTCAGCAACCTGGGAGTCTACTGTTCCACCAGCAGTATGCATCCTTTTAACCAGACTGACGGCCAGTCCGCTTACGATATGATGCGCTTTCCACAAAGCTGTGGGAACACCGGTGGCACCCGGCTTTACCGCAGCCTGGAAAACCTACACTGGGCCGCCGTGTCTGATCCCAAAGCGTATCCTTACAGGAGCGTGGACAGTGAGTTTATCCTTCATTGCACTTCAAGCAGCCACTGGTACGATGGACCTCCTCCGGGACCGCAAGTTTACGGCTTAATGCCTTCCCATGACAGCATGGCAATCTACGGCCGCCGAGGAGTAGTTAGGAAGGATATACCACTCTTTCCACAATGGCTTTTACCAGCGGTTGAGGACTGGGGTATGAACGGAAATGCACGAAAGGGTCTTCGAGACAAGCTACGGTTTCAGAGCACACGTGTGACGGAGCCCCACAAGCCCTTGCGTCCTCAACCTGCGCTTGGTAATGCACCTTCTCCACTCTATCCGTGCGATCAGGAGGTAGCAGTTCGGACTGGGCTGACATCATTGCAAAGGAATGGACAGCAAGGGTTGATCGCCCGTCGCATCACCAGTCCAGAGGAGATCAAACAGGAAGCGCTGCGGCGACTGCGACTCCGAAGGCAACAAAGCACCCCTAACCTGGCACTGAACTCCAGGCAGGAGCCTAATACCATAAGTAAATCTCATACCGCAGAGCTCATCTGCACTAACTCTGCCCAGTCAACCCCTGAGAGGAAAAGACCTCCGATGGGCCGCCTGCACATACCTACATTTGAGGAGTTTAAGAGAATGAGACAAAGGGAGGGCATTAAGAACCACATTTCCTCTGAAATGGAGAGTAACAACAAGCATAGAGAGGAAAGAATACAGACAGAGGAAATGCAGAGTGCAGAAAAGACAGACATTGACGTCGAAATCGCTCAGGATGCGAATCACAGTGGAGCGGAGTTGTCTGAGCCCAGTTCGACCGCAGAGGTCCCAGGAGGACCCATCTGCACAAGCCCAGTGGCTCGCTCTCTATTACACCCTCAAGCTGTTACAGGAAGAGACAAGGAAACAAAGGGCCCAACAGGCCCTGGGGCCACAGATGTAGCTGTTGTCCCCTTCCCACCCCACTGGGACAGTGGCGATGGCCCATCCAGCTGCTGCCCCGCAATCCTTCTGGACGGAACAGACCTTTCCAGCTATGGAGCCAAAATCTATAAAATGAGGGATGGTTTCCTAGGATCTGCCCTTGACCTTATTAAAAAAAG CTGCAGTGCAGAGATTGCAGCCGAGACTCCCGTCCGATTGTCGCGTGAGCACAATGACGTCACTAACATCACCGCTCCCCAGCCCAGCCATCAATCTGCCCACGTTGCCATGACAACGTCGGCCTGCGGAGAGGAGGCTTGCACCGAGCCCGTGGGACAGCGGGGGAAAGTGGCGACAGAATGC CAGGTGTCTGGGGCGGGCTGCAGACGCTCCAGCTCAGATGCGGCCTATGAGCTGGCTGAGTCAGTGAGGGCCCAGCGTGAGTGCCGCCTGCGCCCCCACTTCAGCGACCCCATGCCTGCAGACGCCACCAAACGTAAGCAGCTAGAAATGAAGATCGCCGCAGCCACACGTTTGCACATTCACCGCAGAGACAGGGACAGTG TGCCAGGCACAGCCAGGGGCCGTTCAGAGCccagaggtgaggagaggagcAGGGGCCTGGGTGTGAGCCGCTCAGCACAGCACCGCTGGAGTACCGTCAGCAGCCTGAGCGCAGACAGCGGTGTTGTAGGCTTGAGCGATGAGCGTGAAGATGAGGAAGAGCCCCATCATGCCCGCCACAGTGCCGGAGCTGAGGTAGAACGCGTTGACAGCGGCATCGGCCCTGGATTGACTCGGGGCTGGAGGAGACCCTTGCCATCCCTCAGGAACTGGGACATTCAGCAGCCCTGTCCTGACTGTGGACACAAAGAAGGCGGCCGTGAGCAAGGCATGTGTGAACGCTGCTCCAAGCTACGCACAGAGCGCAAAGAGGCCATCCTAGAGTTTCTCAACACTGAGTCGAGTTATGGAGAGGACCTCCGCATCATCAAGGAAGAGTTTTACTGTCCCATGCAGAGCGCAGGgctgctcacagcagagcagcTGGCCGTGGTCTTCAGTAACGTTCAAGAGCTCATTGATGTCAATGACAGGTTCACAGAGCACCTGCAGGACAGCATTGATCAGGCTTTTGATCAG GGCGATGAGGACCTGCAGACTGTGTGCATTGGAGAAATCTTCTTGGAGTTTGTCAACATGCTTCCAGCGTTTCAGACCTACTGCCTGCAGCAGTCCACATCTGTGAACATGCTCAACACactggagaaagaaaaagagcttCTTAG GATATTCCTCGACGTGTCCCAGAATGACAACACGGCACTCAGGCGCATGAACCTGCGCTCCTTCCTCATGGCCCCACTTCAGCGTGTGACCAAGTACCCGTTACTGCTAAGTCGGATCAGCAAGGCCACCAACGAGTGTCACCCAGACTACTCTCGCTTAAAAGAAGCCAAGAGCCGCGTGGAGTCCCATCTAGAGCACATCAACATGAAGACCAAACAGGAAGGGACTGCCACATGGTCCTTGCGCTCATTCCGGCGCGACAGCCGCAAGAACCGAGAAGTCATCAACATTGAGATGAGAGAGCTGTCAGTGAAAACTGTGGGCTGGACACGGGAGAGCACACACTTCATCATGGAGGGGCCACTCCAGTTGGCACAGCCCGCCGATGGCCAGTGGCTTAAGAAGGGAAGCAAATCCCTCAAATTCCAGAATGTTCAGAGTTTACTTATGGTACGCACTCTGTGCAATGCAGACACGGTGACTGAAGGGAGTCTGGAGACCTCGGAGATGGTGCAGGACGGTGTACTGGTACTCATCAAAGACAAGAGCAGTGGGAAGTTCACGGTGTTACGGGAGCCAATCCATTTGGCAAATTGCGTGGTGTCTGCCGACCCTGACTGTGAAGACACCTTTGAGGTGCTGGACATTCGACGTGAGGCCTTCGTTTTCCGTGCCTCTGACAAACCTCGCACTCAGCAGTGGTTTCGCCAGATCAAGAGATACGCTTGTGATTTGGGACCCTGGAGAAAGAGACGCAATGCTCTCCCAAATATCATGATTAACACGACCCAGAGCCGCTCCTGA
- the LOC128019730 gene encoding uncharacterized protein LOC128019730 isoform X2 → MAAISVAMPDVKAPQCEYSPAGSPESCSMDLSMDLSVLSSPLSAFSHHGVAPFPAQGVAPGHCNNNNGLLSNLGVYCSTSSMHPFNQTDGQSAYDMMRFPQSCGNTGGTRLYRSLENLHWAAVSDPKAYPYRSVDSEFILHCTSSSHWYDGPPPGPQVYGLMPSHDSMAIYGRRGVVRKDIPLFPQWLLPAVEDWGMNGNARKGLRDKLRFQSTRVTEPHKPLRPQPALGNAPSPLYPCDQEVAVRTGLTSLQRNGQQGLIARRITSPEEIKQEALRRLRLRRQQSTPNLALNSRQEPNTISKSHTAELICTNSAQSTPERKRPPMGRLHIPTFEEFKRMRQREGIKNHISSEMESNNKHREERIQTEEMQSAEKTDIDVEIAQDANHSGAELSEPSSTAEVPGGPICTSPVARSLLHPQAVTGRDKETKGPTGPGATDVAVVPFPPHWDSGDGPSSCCPAILLDGTDLSSYGAKIYKMRDGFLGSALDLIKKSCSAEIAAETPVRLSREHNDVTNITAPQPSHQSAHVAMTTSACGEEACTEPVGQRGKVATECVSGAGCRRSSSDAAYELAESVRAQRECRLRPHFSDPMPADATKRKQLEMKIAAATRLHIHRRDRDSVPGTARGRSEPRGEERSRGLGVSRSAQHRWSTVSSLSADSGVVGLSDEREDEEEPHHARHSAGAEVERVDSGIGPGLTRGWRRPLPSLRNWDIQQPCPDCGHKEGGREQGMCERCSKLRTERKEAILEFLNTESSYGEDLRIIKEEFYCPMQSAGLLTAEQLAVVFSNVQELIDVNDRFTEHLQDSIDQAFDQGDEDLQTVCIGEIFLEFVNMLPAFQTYCLQQSTSVNMLNTLEKEKELLRIFLDVSQNDNTALRRMNLRSFLMAPLQRVTKYPLLLSRISKATNECHPDYSRLKEAKSRVESHLEHINMKTKQEGTATWSLRSFRRDSRKNREVINIEMRELSVKTVGWTRESTHFIMEGPLQLAQPADGQWLKKGSKSLKFQNVQSLLMVRTLCNADTVTEGSLETSEMVQDGVLVLIKDKSSGKFTVLREPIHLANCVVSADPDCEDTFEVLDIRREAFVFRASDKPRTQQWFRQIKRYACDLGPWRKRRNALPNIMINTTQSRS, encoded by the exons ATGGCAGCTATTTCTGTGGCCATGCCGGATGTGAAAGCCCCACAATGTGAATATTCCCCAGCAGGATCTCCTGAAAGCTGCAGCATGGACTTGTCCATGGACCTGTCCGTCCTCAGCTCCCCGCTGTCTGCTTTCTCTCACCACGGTGTGGCCCCCTTCCCTGCCCAGGGTGTAGCACCGGGCCACTGCAACAACAACAATGGCCTGCTCAGCAACCTGGGAGTCTACTGTTCCACCAGCAGTATGCATCCTTTTAACCAGACTGACGGCCAGTCCGCTTACGATATGATGCGCTTTCCACAAAGCTGTGGGAACACCGGTGGCACCCGGCTTTACCGCAGCCTGGAAAACCTACACTGGGCCGCCGTGTCTGATCCCAAAGCGTATCCTTACAGGAGCGTGGACAGTGAGTTTATCCTTCATTGCACTTCAAGCAGCCACTGGTACGATGGACCTCCTCCGGGACCGCAAGTTTACGGCTTAATGCCTTCCCATGACAGCATGGCAATCTACGGCCGCCGAGGAGTAGTTAGGAAGGATATACCACTCTTTCCACAATGGCTTTTACCAGCGGTTGAGGACTGGGGTATGAACGGAAATGCACGAAAGGGTCTTCGAGACAAGCTACGGTTTCAGAGCACACGTGTGACGGAGCCCCACAAGCCCTTGCGTCCTCAACCTGCGCTTGGTAATGCACCTTCTCCACTCTATCCGTGCGATCAGGAGGTAGCAGTTCGGACTGGGCTGACATCATTGCAAAGGAATGGACAGCAAGGGTTGATCGCCCGTCGCATCACCAGTCCAGAGGAGATCAAACAGGAAGCGCTGCGGCGACTGCGACTCCGAAGGCAACAAAGCACCCCTAACCTGGCACTGAACTCCAGGCAGGAGCCTAATACCATAAGTAAATCTCATACCGCAGAGCTCATCTGCACTAACTCTGCCCAGTCAACCCCTGAGAGGAAAAGACCTCCGATGGGCCGCCTGCACATACCTACATTTGAGGAGTTTAAGAGAATGAGACAAAGGGAGGGCATTAAGAACCACATTTCCTCTGAAATGGAGAGTAACAACAAGCATAGAGAGGAAAGAATACAGACAGAGGAAATGCAGAGTGCAGAAAAGACAGACATTGACGTCGAAATCGCTCAGGATGCGAATCACAGTGGAGCGGAGTTGTCTGAGCCCAGTTCGACCGCAGAGGTCCCAGGAGGACCCATCTGCACAAGCCCAGTGGCTCGCTCTCTATTACACCCTCAAGCTGTTACAGGAAGAGACAAGGAAACAAAGGGCCCAACAGGCCCTGGGGCCACAGATGTAGCTGTTGTCCCCTTCCCACCCCACTGGGACAGTGGCGATGGCCCATCCAGCTGCTGCCCCGCAATCCTTCTGGACGGAACAGACCTTTCCAGCTATGGAGCCAAAATCTATAAAATGAGGGATGGTTTCCTAGGATCTGCCCTTGACCTTATTAAAAAAAG CTGCAGTGCAGAGATTGCAGCCGAGACTCCCGTCCGATTGTCGCGTGAGCACAATGACGTCACTAACATCACCGCTCCCCAGCCCAGCCATCAATCTGCCCACGTTGCCATGACAACGTCGGCCTGCGGAGAGGAGGCTTGCACCGAGCCCGTGGGACAGCGGGGGAAAGTGGCGACAGAATGC GTGTCTGGGGCGGGCTGCAGACGCTCCAGCTCAGATGCGGCCTATGAGCTGGCTGAGTCAGTGAGGGCCCAGCGTGAGTGCCGCCTGCGCCCCCACTTCAGCGACCCCATGCCTGCAGACGCCACCAAACGTAAGCAGCTAGAAATGAAGATCGCCGCAGCCACACGTTTGCACATTCACCGCAGAGACAGGGACAGTG TGCCAGGCACAGCCAGGGGCCGTTCAGAGCccagaggtgaggagaggagcAGGGGCCTGGGTGTGAGCCGCTCAGCACAGCACCGCTGGAGTACCGTCAGCAGCCTGAGCGCAGACAGCGGTGTTGTAGGCTTGAGCGATGAGCGTGAAGATGAGGAAGAGCCCCATCATGCCCGCCACAGTGCCGGAGCTGAGGTAGAACGCGTTGACAGCGGCATCGGCCCTGGATTGACTCGGGGCTGGAGGAGACCCTTGCCATCCCTCAGGAACTGGGACATTCAGCAGCCCTGTCCTGACTGTGGACACAAAGAAGGCGGCCGTGAGCAAGGCATGTGTGAACGCTGCTCCAAGCTACGCACAGAGCGCAAAGAGGCCATCCTAGAGTTTCTCAACACTGAGTCGAGTTATGGAGAGGACCTCCGCATCATCAAGGAAGAGTTTTACTGTCCCATGCAGAGCGCAGGgctgctcacagcagagcagcTGGCCGTGGTCTTCAGTAACGTTCAAGAGCTCATTGATGTCAATGACAGGTTCACAGAGCACCTGCAGGACAGCATTGATCAGGCTTTTGATCAG GGCGATGAGGACCTGCAGACTGTGTGCATTGGAGAAATCTTCTTGGAGTTTGTCAACATGCTTCCAGCGTTTCAGACCTACTGCCTGCAGCAGTCCACATCTGTGAACATGCTCAACACactggagaaagaaaaagagcttCTTAG GATATTCCTCGACGTGTCCCAGAATGACAACACGGCACTCAGGCGCATGAACCTGCGCTCCTTCCTCATGGCCCCACTTCAGCGTGTGACCAAGTACCCGTTACTGCTAAGTCGGATCAGCAAGGCCACCAACGAGTGTCACCCAGACTACTCTCGCTTAAAAGAAGCCAAGAGCCGCGTGGAGTCCCATCTAGAGCACATCAACATGAAGACCAAACAGGAAGGGACTGCCACATGGTCCTTGCGCTCATTCCGGCGCGACAGCCGCAAGAACCGAGAAGTCATCAACATTGAGATGAGAGAGCTGTCAGTGAAAACTGTGGGCTGGACACGGGAGAGCACACACTTCATCATGGAGGGGCCACTCCAGTTGGCACAGCCCGCCGATGGCCAGTGGCTTAAGAAGGGAAGCAAATCCCTCAAATTCCAGAATGTTCAGAGTTTACTTATGGTACGCACTCTGTGCAATGCAGACACGGTGACTGAAGGGAGTCTGGAGACCTCGGAGATGGTGCAGGACGGTGTACTGGTACTCATCAAAGACAAGAGCAGTGGGAAGTTCACGGTGTTACGGGAGCCAATCCATTTGGCAAATTGCGTGGTGTCTGCCGACCCTGACTGTGAAGACACCTTTGAGGTGCTGGACATTCGACGTGAGGCCTTCGTTTTCCGTGCCTCTGACAAACCTCGCACTCAGCAGTGGTTTCGCCAGATCAAGAGATACGCTTGTGATTTGGGACCCTGGAGAAAGAGACGCAATGCTCTCCCAAATATCATGATTAACACGACCCAGAGCCGCTCCTGA